From Bufo bufo chromosome 8 unlocalized genomic scaffold, aBufBuf1.1 SUPER_8_unloc_1, whole genome shotgun sequence, a single genomic window includes:
- the LOC120982976 gene encoding myb-related transcription factor, partner of profilin, which produces MSGDTEEVTRLRKPRFSYEENQILIREVRAHYSMLYGAQSRRLSVAERRRVWEGIAAKINAITNWKRTAQEVQKRWNDFKRRTKEKLARIPHSTQNGTAEDVLTAEEETIFAILGPGVVPGRESYVHGTQLGAMGEH; this is translated from the coding sequence ATGTCTGGCGACACGGAGGAAGTGACGCGCCTCCGTAAGCCCAGATTTTCTTATGAAGAGAACCAGATTCTTATCAGAGAAGTGCGAGCCCATTATTCTATGCTGTATGGTGCGCAGAGCCGGCGCCTCAGTGTGGCAGAGAGACGCCGCGTGTGGGAGGGCATCGCTGCAAAGATCAATGCCATCACCAACTGGAAGCGAACGGCCCAGGAAGTGCAGAAGCGCTGGAATGACTTTAAGAGGCGGACCAAGGAGAAGCTGGCTCGCATCCCTCATTCCACGCAGAATGGGACAGCAGAGGATGTTCTCACAGCAGAGGAGGAAACCATCTTTGCCATCCTGGGGCCTGGGGTAGTGCCTGGGAGGGAGTCCTATGTCCATGGGACACAGCTGGGAGCTATGGGTGAGCATTAG